The following proteins come from a genomic window of Flavobacterium eburneipallidum:
- a CDS encoding c-type cytochrome, which translates to MKSLYKITLLVGISILVSSCHDKEKPNYQYMPNMYEPVSYGTYSQSDVFKEGKEGQLPVEGTINRGFEVYEYPNTPEALLAVKAANLQSPLGALSEKDAEKAKALFEIYCAICHGETGDGQGKLVKQGKFLGVPNYKDREINVGSVFHVETYGLNMMGSHANQLSKQERWLVASYVMDLKSKL; encoded by the coding sequence ATGAAAAGCTTATATAAAATAACACTTTTAGTAGGTATTAGTATTTTAGTTTCGTCTTGTCACGATAAGGAGAAGCCAAATTATCAATACATGCCTAATATGTATGAGCCAGTAAGTTATGGAACTTACTCTCAATCGGATGTTTTCAAAGAAGGTAAAGAAGGTCAGCTTCCTGTTGAAGGAACAATTAATAGAGGTTTTGAGGTATATGAGTATCCAAATACTCCAGAAGCACTATTAGCTGTTAAGGCAGCTAACTTGCAATCTCCTTTAGGTGCTTTGTCTGAAAAAGATGCAGAAAAAGCTAAAGCTCTTTTCGAAATTTATTGTGCCATTTGTCACGGTGAAACTGGTGATGGTCAAGGGAAATTAGTTAAACAAGGAAAATTCTTGGGAGTTCCTAATTATAAAGATAGAGAAATCAATGTAGGAAGTGTATTCCATGTTGAAACTTATGGTCTTAATATGATGGGTTCACACGCTAATCAATTGAGCAAACAGGAGCGCTGGTTAGTTGCATCTTATGTTATGGATCTAAAAAGCAAATTATAA
- a CDS encoding DUF3341 domain-containing protein, protein MSNKVIYAIYNDDDILMDAVKKTRAAHHHIEDVFTPFPVHGLDKAMGLAPTRLAICSFLYGLCGLSFGTWMMNYIMIQDWPQDIGGKPSFSYIENMPSFVPIMFEETVFFAAHLMVITFYMRSRLWPFKEAENPDVRTTDDHFLMEVAVNNNEEELVSFFEKTGAVEVKVIEKH, encoded by the coding sequence ATGAGTAATAAAGTAATATACGCCATTTATAATGACGATGATATATTGATGGACGCCGTTAAAAAGACACGTGCGGCTCATCATCATATTGAAGATGTTTTTACTCCATTTCCGGTTCACGGATTGGATAAAGCAATGGGACTTGCACCAACAAGATTAGCAATTTGTTCTTTCCTATATGGTTTGTGCGGTTTGTCTTTTGGAACTTGGATGATGAATTATATTATGATTCAAGATTGGCCACAAGATATTGGTGGAAAACCAAGTTTTAGTTATATTGAAAATATGCCTTCTTTCGTGCCAATTATGTTTGAAGAAACTGTATTTTTTGCAGCTCACTTAATGGTTATTACTTTTTATATGAGAAGTAGATTGTGGCCATTTAAAGAAGCTGAAAATCCAGATGTACGTACTACAGATGACCATTTCTTGATGGAAGTTGCAGTAAACAATAATGAAGAAGAGCTTGTTTCTTTTTTCGAGAAAACAGGAGCAGTAGAAGTTAAAGTAATTGAAAAGCATTAA
- a CDS encoding TAT-variant-translocated molybdopterin oxidoreductase: MSSNKKYWKSVEELDGSSSIVEALKNNEFVEEIPTDEFLGNNDALASSSTSRRDFLKYVGFSTAAATLAACEGPVHMSIPYVVQPEQIIPGVADYYATTVFDGFDFANLLVKTREGRPIKIDNNTIAGAKFSANARIHASILSLYDSMRLKEPKIAGKKASWVEVDSKLKSSIADAKAKGGQVVLLTNTLASPSTEKLIAEFISKNPNAKHVIYDAVSESEALDAFEAVYGERALVDYDFSKVTSIVSVGADFLGDWQGGSYDVGYVKGRIPQGSHANKKMSRHIQFEANMTLSGASADRRVAMSTANQKQALVHIYNVVVGASVPVALEGKYKDEVAKAAQQLKAAGSNGVLVSGIQDKNAQLLVLAINQALSSAAFTTVGTRQIRKGSDQKVAQLINDMKAGSVHTLIMSGVNPVYSLPNSKDFEDGLKKVTLSASFSTKEDETASKTTIAAAAPHYLESWGDVSITKGTYSLTQPTIRPLFDTKQFQDVLLSLNGIVGNFYNYLKASSASIITGSSWNKVLHDGVFVGDISSASAGSADYTVAANALAKSKPAQGLELVLYTKTGLGDGQLANNPWLQEFPDPITRVSWDNYITISAADAKKYELSNEIVADGGLDGSYATITTADGVKLENVPVIVQPGQAVGTIGLALGYGKKAAIKEEMQVGVNAYSLYKGFNNVQSVTLTKAEGTHQFACVQGQKTLMGRGDIIKETSLVDFNKEDAEFWNPQPKVSLDHKEVNATTVDLWDSFDRTSGHHFNLSIDLNACTGCGACVIACHAENNVPVVGKSEVRRSRDMHWLRIDRYYSSEETFEGDNKRKENIAGLSSSLSTFNEMEVASENPQVAFQPVMCQHCNHAPCETVCPVAATSHSRQGQNNMAYNRCVGTRYCANNCPYKVRRFNWFLYNKNSEFDFHMNDDLGRMVLNPDVSVRSRGVMEKCSMCIQMTQATILKAKNEGRAIVDGEFQTACSNACSTGAMIFGDINDKESKVAALVEDERMYHLLEHVGTKPNVIYHVKVRNT, translated from the coding sequence ATGTCATCAAACAAAAAATACTGGAAAAGTGTTGAAGAGCTAGACGGAAGTAGTTCTATTGTTGAGGCGCTTAAAAATAACGAATTTGTTGAAGAAATTCCAACTGATGAATTTTTAGGGAATAATGATGCGTTAGCATCTTCGTCAACTTCACGTCGTGATTTTTTAAAGTACGTTGGATTTAGTACTGCCGCAGCTACGCTTGCAGCTTGTGAGGGTCCGGTGCACATGTCGATACCTTATGTGGTACAGCCAGAACAAATTATTCCTGGTGTTGCAGATTATTATGCAACTACAGTTTTTGACGGTTTTGATTTTGCTAATCTTTTAGTGAAAACACGCGAAGGTCGTCCTATTAAAATAGATAACAATACTATTGCAGGAGCTAAATTTTCTGCTAATGCTAGAATTCATGCTTCTATATTATCATTGTATGATAGTATGCGTTTGAAAGAGCCTAAAATTGCAGGTAAAAAAGCAAGTTGGGTTGAAGTAGATTCAAAATTGAAGTCTAGTATTGCTGATGCAAAAGCAAAAGGAGGTCAAGTTGTTCTTTTGACTAATACTTTAGCAAGTCCATCTACTGAAAAGTTGATTGCTGAATTTATTTCAAAAAATCCAAACGCCAAACATGTTATATACGATGCTGTGTCAGAATCAGAAGCTTTAGATGCTTTTGAAGCAGTTTATGGTGAAAGAGCTTTGGTTGATTATGACTTTTCAAAAGTAACATCGATTGTTTCTGTTGGGGCAGATTTCTTGGGAGATTGGCAAGGTGGAAGTTATGATGTAGGTTATGTTAAAGGAAGAATCCCTCAAGGATCTCATGCAAATAAAAAAATGTCCCGTCATATTCAGTTTGAAGCGAACATGACTTTATCTGGTGCTTCTGCTGATAGGCGTGTTGCGATGTCAACCGCTAATCAAAAACAAGCATTAGTTCATATCTATAATGTAGTTGTTGGAGCATCTGTTCCAGTAGCTTTAGAAGGAAAGTATAAAGATGAAGTTGCTAAAGCTGCTCAACAATTAAAAGCAGCTGGAAGTAATGGAGTTTTGGTTTCAGGTATTCAAGATAAAAATGCTCAATTATTGGTTTTAGCCATTAATCAAGCGTTGTCAAGTGCAGCATTTACAACTGTTGGAACAAGACAAATTAGAAAAGGATCTGATCAAAAAGTAGCTCAATTAATTAATGATATGAAAGCAGGAAGCGTTCATACTTTGATTATGAGTGGTGTGAATCCAGTTTATTCATTACCAAATTCTAAAGATTTTGAAGATGGATTGAAAAAAGTAACTCTTTCGGCTTCATTCTCTACAAAAGAAGATGAAACTGCTTCAAAAACTACTATTGCTGCTGCAGCGCCTCACTATTTAGAATCTTGGGGAGACGTAAGCATTACAAAAGGTACTTACAGTTTGACTCAACCAACTATCCGTCCTTTATTTGATACTAAACAATTTCAAGATGTCTTATTGTCTTTAAATGGAATTGTTGGTAATTTCTATAATTATTTAAAAGCAAGTTCAGCATCAATTATTACTGGTTCTAGTTGGAATAAAGTATTACATGATGGTGTTTTTGTTGGAGATATATCTTCAGCTTCTGCAGGTTCAGCAGATTATACTGTTGCTGCCAATGCTTTGGCTAAATCAAAACCAGCGCAAGGACTTGAGTTAGTTTTATATACTAAAACTGGTTTGGGTGATGGTCAATTGGCAAACAATCCATGGTTGCAAGAGTTTCCAGATCCAATCACGAGAGTTTCTTGGGATAATTATATAACTATTTCTGCTGCTGATGCAAAGAAGTATGAATTATCAAATGAAATTGTTGCTGATGGTGGTTTAGACGGAAGTTATGCTACTATTACTACTGCTGATGGAGTTAAATTAGAAAATGTACCTGTAATTGTTCAACCTGGACAAGCTGTTGGTACTATAGGTTTAGCTTTAGGTTATGGGAAAAAAGCTGCTATAAAAGAAGAAATGCAAGTAGGTGTTAATGCTTACTCGTTATATAAAGGTTTTAATAATGTGCAATCTGTTACATTAACAAAGGCTGAAGGAACGCATCAATTTGCTTGTGTTCAAGGGCAAAAAACATTGATGGGTCGTGGTGATATTATTAAAGAAACTTCATTAGTAGATTTTAATAAAGAAGATGCTGAGTTTTGGAATCCTCAACCAAAAGTTTCATTGGATCATAAAGAAGTAAATGCTACAACAGTAGATTTATGGGATTCTTTTGATCGTACAAGTGGGCATCATTTTAATCTTTCGATTGATTTGAATGCTTGTACTGGTTGTGGTGCTTGTGTTATAGCTTGTCATGCTGAAAATAACGTTCCTGTTGTAGGTAAATCAGAGGTAAGAAGAAGCCGTGATATGCATTGGTTGCGTATTGATAGGTATTATTCTTCTGAAGAAACTTTTGAGGGAGATAACAAACGAAAAGAAAATATTGCAGGTTTGTCTAGTTCGCTTTCTACATTTAATGAAATGGAAGTAGCTTCAGAAAATCCTCAAGTGGCTTTCCAACCTGTAATGTGTCAACACTGTAATCACGCACCTTGCGAAACAGTTTGTCCAGTTGCTGCAACTTCTCATAGCCGTCAAGGTCAAAATAATATGGCGTATAATAGATGTGTTGGTACTCGTTACTGTGCTAACAACTGTCCTTACAAAGTACGTCGTTTCAACTGGTTCCTGTACAACAAGAATAGCGAATTTGATTTCCACATGAATGATGATTTAGGTCGTATGGTGTTGAATCCAGATGTAAGTGTACGTTCTCGTGGGGTTATGGAAAAATGTTCTATGTGTATTCAAATGACGCAAGCAACTATTTTGAAAGCTAAAAACGAAGGTAGAGCTATTGTTGATGGTGAATTCCAAACTGCTTGTTCTAATGCTTGTTCTACTGGAGCAATGATTTTTGGAGATATTAATGATAAAGAGTCTAAAGTGGCTGCACTTGTAGAAGATGAAAGAATGTATCATTTATTGGAGCATGTTGGTACAAAACCAAATGTTATTTACCACGTTAAAGTTAGAAATACTTAA
- a CDS encoding cytochrome c oxidase subunit II, translating into MTSLLVIIVLVLLAIALWQLTKIFDLTQVVSEVDDSQVANDKDNNIQGYLMFGFLAFLYIFTIYGLIKWGDLVLHTPASAHGSDIDNLMNVTWILIFIVQAVTQVLVHYFSFKYRGKKDQKALFFSDSTKLEVIWSGIPAVVLAVLILFGLYAWTNIMFIDEDEDTIVVEVYAQQFKWTARYAGPDNVLGKANVRLIEGVNTLGVDLSDPNAQDDIVVSELHIPKGKKVHFKFRSQDVLHSAYFPYFRAQMNCVPGMVTEFAFEPIYTTAEYRELDYMKKKVQNINAIRTKKSAELVAKGQPALDPYTFDFLLICNKICGASHYNMQMKIVVDTPEDYKKWLSEKPTLVQEVKTANATPAPAEGTIGIDTTKAKDTAAIVKVAMK; encoded by the coding sequence ATGACAAGTTTGTTGGTAATTATAGTTTTAGTTTTGTTGGCTATTGCATTATGGCAATTGACTAAAATATTCGATTTAACTCAAGTAGTTAGCGAAGTGGATGATTCACAAGTAGCTAATGATAAGGATAATAACATCCAAGGGTATTTGATGTTTGGTTTCTTGGCATTCCTATATATTTTTACAATTTACGGATTGATAAAATGGGGAGATTTAGTATTGCACACACCTGCTTCAGCTCACGGTTCGGATATTGATAACTTGATGAATGTTACATGGATTTTAATTTTCATTGTTCAGGCTGTTACTCAAGTTTTAGTTCATTATTTTTCTTTTAAATACAGAGGGAAAAAAGATCAAAAAGCTTTATTCTTTTCAGATAGTACAAAGTTAGAAGTTATTTGGAGTGGTATTCCTGCTGTTGTTTTAGCAGTTTTGATTCTTTTTGGATTATATGCTTGGACTAACATTATGTTTATTGATGAAGATGAAGATACTATTGTAGTTGAAGTGTATGCACAACAGTTTAAATGGACTGCAAGATATGCTGGTCCTGATAATGTTCTCGGAAAAGCTAACGTTCGATTGATTGAAGGAGTAAATACTTTAGGTGTTGATTTATCCGATCCAAATGCTCAAGACGACATTGTGGTTTCTGAATTGCATATACCAAAAGGAAAAAAAGTACATTTCAAATTCCGTTCGCAAGATGTTTTACACTCTGCTTATTTTCCATATTTCAGAGCACAGATGAACTGTGTACCTGGTATGGTGACTGAATTTGCTTTCGAACCAATATATACAACGGCAGAATACAGAGAGCTAGATTATATGAAGAAAAAGGTTCAAAATATTAATGCAATAAGAACTAAAAAAAGTGCTGAACTTGTGGCTAAAGGTCAGCCAGCACTAGATCCTTATACTTTTGACTTTTTATTGATTTGTAATAAAATTTGTGGTGCATCTCACTACAATATGCAAATGAAAATTGTTGTAGATACTCCAGAAGATTATAAAAAGTGGTTGAGCGAAAAACCTACATTAGTACAAGAAGTTAAAACAGCCAATGCAACTCCTGCTCCAGCTGAAGGTACAATAGGAATTGATACTACAAAAGCTAAAGATACTGCAGCTATTGTTAAAGTAGCTATGAAATAA
- a CDS encoding cytochrome c oxidase subunit I, with protein MSAEGHDHAQDHEHEHHHKDTFITKYIFSIDHKMISKQYLITGIIMGVIGVMMSMLFRLQLAWPEESFKIFNLLLGDKFAPNGVMANDIYLALVTIHGTIMVFFVLTAGLSGTFSNLLIPLQIGARDMASGFLNMISYWLFFLSSVIMLCSLFVEAGPASAGWTIYPPLSALPQAIPGSGAGMTLWLVSMAIFIASSLMGSLNYIVTVINLRTKGMSMTRLPLTIWAFFVTAIIGVISFPVLLSAALLLIFDRSFGTSFFLSDIYIAGEVLHYQGGSPVLFEHLFWFLGHPEVYIIILPALGITSEIIATNSRKPIFGYRAMIMSILAIAFLSTIVWGHHMFISGMNPFLGSVFTFTTLLIAIPSAVKAFNYITTLWKGNLQLNPAMLFSIGLVSTFITGGLTGIILGDSTLDINVHDTYFVVAHFHLVMGISALYGMFAGIYHWYPKMFGRMLNKNLGYIHFWVTAVCAYGVFFPMHFIGLAGLPRRYYTNTNFPLFDDLQNVNVLITVFAIVGGVFQLVFLFNFFSSIFYGKKAVQNPWKSNTLEWTTPVEHIHGNWPGEIPEVHRWAYDYSNPGHDVDFVPQNVPMKEGEVVLHH; from the coding sequence ATGTCAGCAGAAGGTCACGATCACGCACAAGATCACGAACACGAACACCACCATAAAGACACTTTTATCACTAAATATATTTTTAGTATAGATCACAAAATGATTTCCAAACAATACTTGATAACAGGTATTATTATGGGGGTTATTGGGGTTATGATGTCTATGCTTTTTAGATTACAATTGGCTTGGCCAGAAGAATCTTTTAAAATATTCAATCTATTATTAGGTGATAAATTTGCTCCGAATGGAGTAATGGCAAACGATATTTACCTTGCTTTAGTTACCATACATGGAACGATAATGGTATTCTTTGTATTGACAGCAGGTTTGAGTGGTACTTTCAGTAATTTATTGATTCCACTTCAAATTGGAGCTCGAGATATGGCTTCTGGATTTTTGAATATGATTTCTTATTGGTTGTTCTTTTTATCCAGCGTTATTATGTTATGTTCTCTTTTTGTTGAGGCTGGACCAGCATCTGCTGGTTGGACAATTTATCCTCCTTTGAGTGCCTTACCACAAGCTATTCCAGGTTCTGGAGCAGGGATGACACTTTGGTTGGTTTCTATGGCTATATTTATCGCTTCTTCATTAATGGGGTCATTGAATTATATCGTAACTGTTATCAATTTGAGAACTAAAGGGATGTCAATGACAAGATTACCACTTACAATTTGGGCTTTCTTTGTAACAGCTATTATTGGTGTTATTTCATTTCCAGTATTATTGTCAGCTGCTTTATTGTTGATTTTTGATAGAAGTTTTGGTACTTCTTTCTTCTTATCAGATATTTATATCGCAGGAGAAGTATTGCATTATCAAGGCGGTTCACCAGTATTGTTTGAACACTTATTCTGGTTCTTGGGTCACCCTGAAGTTTATATTATTATCCTACCAGCTCTTGGTATTACATCTGAAATTATTGCAACAAATTCACGTAAACCTATCTTTGGATACAGAGCGATGATTATGTCAATCTTGGCAATTGCATTTTTGTCAACAATTGTATGGGGTCACCACATGTTTATTTCAGGTATGAATCCATTTTTAGGATCTGTGTTTACCTTTACAACTTTGTTAATTGCGATTCCTTCGGCAGTAAAAGCGTTTAACTACATCACAACACTTTGGAAAGGAAACTTACAATTGAATCCTGCGATGTTATTCTCTATCGGATTGGTTTCTACTTTTATCACAGGTGGTTTGACAGGGATTATTCTTGGAGATAGTACTTTAGATATTAACGTTCACGATACTTACTTTGTAGTGGCTCACTTCCACTTGGTAATGGGAATCTCTGCACTTTATGGAATGTTTGCTGGTATTTACCACTGGTATCCAAAAATGTTCGGAAGAATGTTGAACAAAAATTTAGGTTATATTCACTTTTGGGTAACTGCAGTTTGTGCTTATGGAGTGTTTTTCCCAATGCACTTTATTGGATTAGCAGGTTTGCCAAGACGTTATTACACAAACACCAATTTTCCTTTGTTTGACGATTTGCAAAATGTTAACGTATTGATTACTGTTTTTGCTATCGTTGGAGGAGTTTTCCAATTGGTATTCTTATTCAACTTCTTTAGTAGTATTTTTTACGGTAAGAAAGCAGTTCAAAATCCATGGAAATCAAATACGCTTGAATGGACTACTCCAGTAGAACATATTCACGGAAACTGGCCAGGAGAAATTCCAGAAGTACACCGTTGGGCTTACGATTACAGCAATCCAGGTCACGATGTAGATTTTGTACCACAAAACGTTCCAATGAAAGAAGGAGAAGTAGTATTACACCACTAA
- a CDS encoding quinol:cytochrome C oxidoreductase, translated as MYTFSSKLKTFSLILMAVGLLGIGYGFLSAPKDIKEVEAILASDAHGSHHEVEATHPSEATEVATEAHAHATKEESHAVAEVAHDSTEAQTSTAVVKDSLATPVVAHETHVATEAHAEAGEHKVDAHAEHEAHLKHVLHQLQNKPWAALYVACIFFMLVSLGVLAFYAIQQVAQSGWSPVLFRVMQGITAYLPVGSVIFFVILILCGLHFNHLFVWLGEGVTEKGHENYDAIIAGKSGYLNFPFWIIRAAIFLIGWNLYRHYSRKNCLAQDEANDDSFYKKNFKMSAGFLVFFIVTESIMSWDWIMSVDPHWFSTLFGWYVFASFLVSGVTTICLITVYLKSKGYLEHVNTSHVHDLAKFMFGFSVFWTYLWFSQFMLIWYANIPEEVTYFVTRIQQYNLPFFGAVVMNFLFPVLILINTDFKRISWILVMAGVVILLGHYIDFFNMIMPGTVGDQWFIGVSEIASVLFFLGLFIYVVFTALTKVPLLAKRNPFIEESKHFHY; from the coding sequence ATGTATACATTTTCAAGTAAATTAAAAACATTTTCTCTAATCTTAATGGCTGTTGGTCTTTTAGGAATAGGTTATGGTTTTTTATCTGCACCCAAAGATATTAAAGAAGTTGAGGCAATTCTTGCTTCTGATGCTCATGGTAGTCATCATGAAGTTGAAGCTACTCATCCTTCTGAGGCAACAGAGGTTGCAACTGAAGCGCACGCTCACGCTACAAAAGAAGAAAGTCATGCTGTAGCAGAAGTTGCTCATGATTCAACAGAAGCACAAACTTCTACAGCAGTAGTAAAAGATTCGTTAGCTACACCTGTTGTAGCTCACGAAACACATGTTGCCACAGAAGCTCATGCTGAAGCTGGTGAACACAAAGTTGATGCTCATGCTGAACACGAAGCACATTTAAAACACGTTTTACACCAACTGCAAAACAAACCATGGGCTGCATTGTATGTTGCTTGTATCTTTTTTATGTTGGTTTCTCTTGGAGTGTTAGCTTTTTATGCTATTCAACAAGTAGCTCAATCAGGATGGTCTCCAGTATTGTTTAGAGTAATGCAAGGTATTACGGCTTATTTGCCAGTGGGTTCTGTTATCTTTTTTGTGATATTAATTCTTTGTGGATTGCATTTCAATCATTTATTTGTTTGGTTGGGTGAAGGTGTAACAGAAAAAGGTCATGAAAATTATGATGCAATTATTGCAGGTAAATCAGGATATTTGAATTTTCCTTTTTGGATAATCAGAGCAGCAATATTTTTGATTGGATGGAATCTTTACAGACACTATTCTAGAAAAAATTGTTTAGCACAAGATGAAGCAAACGATGATAGTTTTTACAAAAAGAATTTCAAAATGTCTGCTGGTTTCTTGGTATTCTTTATCGTTACAGAATCAATTATGTCTTGGGACTGGATTATGTCTGTAGATCCACACTGGTTTAGTACTTTGTTTGGATGGTATGTATTTGCTAGTTTCTTGGTAAGTGGTGTAACAACAATTTGTTTGATTACTGTTTACTTGAAATCAAAAGGATATTTAGAGCATGTAAATACAAGTCATGTACATGATTTGGCTAAATTTATGTTTGGTTTTAGTGTTTTCTGGACATATTTGTGGTTCTCACAATTTATGTTGATTTGGTATGCTAATATTCCAGAGGAAGTTACTTATTTTGTAACAAGAATCCAACAATACAATTTGCCATTTTTTGGTGCTGTAGTTATGAACTTCTTATTTCCAGTATTGATTTTAATAAATACTGATTTCAAGAGAATCAGTTGGATATTAGTTATGGCTGGAGTAGTTATTCTATTAGGGCATTATATTGATTTCTTTAATATGATTATGCCTGGCACAGTAGGTGACCAATGGTTTATTGGAGTTTCTGAAATAGCTTCTGTTCTTTTCTTCCTTGGATTGTTTATTTATGTTGTATTTACAGCATTGACTAAAGTTCCATTATTAGCAAAAAGAAATCCGTTTATTGAAGAAAGTAAACATTTTCATTATTAA
- the nrfD gene encoding NrfD/PsrC family molybdoenzyme membrane anchor subunit has protein sequence MSHIYDAPIRKPLVIGDKTYHDVTVDVAAPVEGKANKQWWIVFSIALIAFLWGLGCIIYTISTGIGTWGLNKTVGWAWDITNFVWWVGIGHAGTLISAVLLLFRQRWRMAINRSAEAMTIFSVIQAGLFPIIHMGRPWLAYWVVPIPNQFGSLWVNFNSPLLWDVFAISTYLSVSLVFWWTGLLPDFAMLRDRAVTPFNKRVYSILSFGWSGRAKDWQRFEEVSLVLAGLATPLVLSVHTIVSMDFATSVIPGWHTTIFPPYFVAGAVFSGFAMVNTLLIIMRKVSNLEAYITIQHIELMNIIIMITGSIVGVAYITELFVAWYSGVEYEQYAFLNRATGPYWWAYWSMMTCNVFSPQFMWFKKLRTSIMFSFIISIVVNIGMWFERFVIIVTSLHRDYLPSSWTMFSPTFVDIGIFIGTIGFFFVLFLLYARTFPVIAQAEVKTILKATGDNYIRERASHKDSHHE, from the coding sequence ATGTCTCATATATACGACGCACCCATTAGAAAACCTTTGGTTATAGGTGATAAAACCTATCACGATGTAACAGTAGATGTTGCTGCTCCTGTAGAGGGTAAAGCCAATAAGCAATGGTGGATTGTATTTTCAATCGCATTAATAGCCTTCCTTTGGGGATTAGGCTGTATTATTTACACTATTTCTACAGGTATTGGGACTTGGGGATTAAATAAAACAGTAGGTTGGGCTTGGGATATTACGAACTTCGTTTGGTGGGTTGGTATTGGTCACGCTGGAACTTTAATTTCTGCAGTACTTTTGTTATTCCGTCAAAGATGGAGAATGGCGATTAACCGTTCTGCTGAAGCCATGACAATCTTCTCTGTAATTCAAGCAGGTTTATTCCCAATTATTCACATGGGGCGTCCATGGTTAGCGTACTGGGTTGTTCCAATTCCGAATCAATTTGGTTCTCTTTGGGTTAACTTCAACTCACCATTACTTTGGGATGTATTTGCAATTTCTACTTATCTTTCTGTATCCTTGGTTTTCTGGTGGACAGGATTGTTACCTGACTTTGCAATGCTTCGTGATAGAGCAGTAACTCCTTTTAATAAAAGAGTATATTCAATTTTGAGTTTTGGATGGAGCGGTAGAGCAAAAGATTGGCAACGTTTTGAGGAAGTATCTTTAGTACTTGCAGGTTTGGCTACGCCACTTGTACTTTCTGTACACACTATTGTATCGATGGACTTTGCTACTTCTGTAATCCCAGGATGGCATACTACAATTTTTCCTCCATACTTCGTTGCTGGAGCTGTTTTCTCTGGATTTGCAATGGTAAACACATTGCTTATTATTATGAGAAAAGTATCTAATTTAGAGGCTTACATTACTATCCAGCACATCGAATTGATGAATATCATTATCATGATTACAGGGTCTATTGTTGGTGTTGCTTATATTACGGAACTTTTCGTGGCTTGGTATTCTGGAGTTGAATACGAACAATACGCATTCTTGAATAGAGCTACTGGGCCTTACTGGTGGGCATATTGGTCGATGATGACTTGTAACGTATTTTCTCCACAATTTATGTGGTTCAAAAAATTAAGAACAAGTATCATGTTCTCTTTTATTATTTCGATTGTAGTAAACATCGGAATGTGGTTTGAAAGATTTGTAATTATCGTTACTTCTTTACATAGAGATTATCTTCCATCTTCTTGGACAATGTTCTCACCAACATTTGTTGATATTGGAATTTTCATTGGAACAATTGGTTTCTTCTTTGTTTTATTCTTGTTGTATGCTAGAACATTTCCTGTAATTGCACAAGCAGAGGTTAAAACTATTTTGAAAGCAACTGGAGATAATTATATTAGAGAAAGAGCATCACATAAAGATTCACACCATGAGTAA